Genomic segment of Candidatus Omnitrophota bacterium:
TTCGCTCTTCGCCTTCTCGTTCCTTTTCTCGTCTTCGAAACTGGGCTTGGATTTCGGTATATGCTTTATGTTTTGTTCATCCTTCTTAACTTCCTTCTTTTCCTCCGCCGGTTTTTTGACCTCTTCCGGGGCAGTTTGTTTAGCGGTCTTCTTAGGCTCGCTCGCCGCTGCCTCCTTCCCTTTCTTCTTGGGAAGTTTTTCGACGATCTTTTTATCCGTGAGTTCCAGAATAGCCATTTTAGCCCCATCGCCCCGCCTGAAACCAAGCTGTATGATCCTGGTATATCCGCTCGTCCTGTTCTTATGACGCGGCGCTATCTCCGTAAAAAGCTTCCCCACCAGGTCTCTATCATTCAATATCTGGTAGGCTCTTCTTCTTGCGGCAACCGTGTCCTTTTTGCCAATTGTTATAAGTTTTTCAGCAAGCCTTCTCGCCACTTTAGCCCGGGCAAGTATG
This window contains:
- the rplQ gene encoding 50S ribosomal protein L17, which codes for MRHRKQRSRLSMMTARRKATMINMVSSLFIHQKVETILARAKVARRLAEKLITIGKKDTVAARRRAYQILNDRDLVGKLFTEIAPRHKNRTSGYTRIIQLGFRRGDGAKMAILELTDKKIVEKLPKKKGKEAAASEPKKTAKQTAPEEVKKPAEEKKEVKKDEQNIKHIPKSKPSFEDEKRNEKAKSEERKIAGQKGFMKNLRGLFRKRGDR